A DNA window from Ornithobacterium rhinotracheale DSM 15997 contains the following coding sequences:
- a CDS encoding NADP-dependent malic enzyme, with protein sequence MKNPRIADELRQEALDYHKKSPRGKIEVIPSKPHATQRDLALAYSPGVAEPCLEIEKNPETVYDYTGKGNLVAVISNGTAVLGLGDIGAEASKPVMEGKGLLFKVFAGINVFDIEINEKDPDKFIEIVKGIAPTFGGINLEDIKAPEAFYIEERLKKELPIPLMHDDQHGTAIISGAALLNALELAEKDIKEVKLVVNGAGAAAISCAKLYLSLGVRKENLFMCDSKGVITSRREDLNDRKKLFINDTPANTLDEIIDGTDVFVGLSTGDVLKPEMLAKMAENPIVFALANPNPEIKYDLAVKTRPDVIMATGRSDYPNQVNNVLGFPYIFRGALDVNASEINEEMKLGAVHALADLAKEPVSEEVLLAYNLKKLNFGKNYIIPKPFDERLITRVSMAVAKAAIDSGVARKQITDWEAYRLQLLDRMGKDDKLIRAIQNRAKLNRKKIIMADAEEFNVLKAALILKQEGIADPILLGHRDKILHTIKKNKLDVDLPIIDPFEDDQAENREKFTQFLWDKGARKGITHYHAEKLVISRSQYGALLLEHGYADGLLIGYSKDFKTSLKPIKQAINRKGNLIAGVTMFLTHKKPIFLCDTSVHKNLSAQQIVELTRMLHQFVKSMAIRPRIALLSNENFTQSNATSRKMAEAAVILHRENPEIVVDGEIQADTALNCELLKNFPFSRLDNNAANVFIFPDQLSANITSKMLRGLGVGQMIGPMLIGLEKSVNIMPMGSSVEEIVNLATVTVLEM encoded by the coding sequence TGTTTGGAAATCGAGAAAAATCCAGAAACTGTATATGATTATACAGGCAAGGGGAATTTGGTTGCCGTAATCTCAAACGGTACGGCGGTACTTGGTTTGGGCGACATTGGAGCCGAAGCTTCAAAACCCGTGATGGAGGGAAAGGGTTTGCTTTTCAAAGTTTTTGCAGGCATCAATGTGTTTGATATTGAAATTAATGAAAAAGATCCAGATAAATTCATCGAAATCGTAAAAGGAATTGCACCCACTTTTGGTGGAATCAACCTAGAAGATATCAAGGCACCAGAGGCTTTTTATATTGAGGAAAGACTTAAAAAAGAATTACCCATTCCATTAATGCACGACGACCAGCACGGCACGGCCATTATCTCTGGTGCAGCGTTGCTCAATGCGTTGGAATTAGCCGAAAAAGACATCAAGGAAGTAAAACTAGTGGTAAACGGAGCAGGTGCGGCAGCAATTTCGTGTGCTAAATTATACCTTTCGCTTGGAGTGAGAAAAGAGAATTTATTTATGTGTGATTCCAAAGGAGTGATTACATCACGCCGTGAGGATTTAAACGACCGTAAGAAACTCTTTATCAACGACACACCAGCTAATACGCTTGATGAGATAATTGATGGAACAGATGTTTTTGTTGGGCTTTCTACAGGTGATGTGTTGAAGCCTGAAATGTTAGCAAAAATGGCTGAAAACCCAATTGTCTTTGCCTTGGCAAATCCAAACCCAGAAATTAAGTATGATTTAGCCGTAAAGACGCGTCCAGATGTAATCATGGCAACGGGACGAAGCGATTATCCAAACCAAGTAAACAATGTGCTTGGATTCCCTTATATCTTTAGAGGAGCGTTAGATGTAAACGCATCTGAAATCAATGAGGAAATGAAGTTGGGTGCGGTGCACGCATTGGCAGATTTGGCAAAAGAGCCCGTTTCAGAAGAGGTGCTTTTGGCTTATAATCTCAAAAAATTGAATTTTGGTAAAAATTATATTATACCAAAACCATTTGATGAGCGTTTGATCACTCGTGTTTCTATGGCGGTGGCAAAAGCGGCGATAGATAGTGGCGTGGCGAGAAAACAAATCACGGATTGGGAAGCCTATCGCTTGCAATTGCTGGATAGAATGGGCAAAGATGATAAACTGATTCGTGCAATTCAAAACCGTGCAAAACTCAACCGCAAGAAAATCATTATGGCAGATGCCGAGGAGTTCAATGTGTTGAAGGCAGCTTTAATTTTGAAACAAGAAGGTATCGCCGATCCAATTTTATTAGGGCATAGAGATAAAATTTTACATACCATCAAGAAAAATAAACTAGATGTGGATTTGCCAATCATTGATCCATTTGAAGATGATCAGGCAGAAAATCGTGAGAAATTCACTCAGTTCTTGTGGGATAAAGGTGCCAGAAAAGGAATTACGCATTATCATGCAGAAAAATTAGTAATCTCTCGTTCGCAATACGGTGCGTTGTTGCTAGAGCATGGCTATGCAGATGGGCTCTTAATTGGTTATTCAAAAGACTTTAAAACATCTTTAAAGCCAATCAAACAAGCCATCAATCGCAAAGGGAATCTCATTGCGGGCGTAACAATGTTTTTAACGCATAAAAAACCGATTTTCTTGTGCGACACTTCGGTGCACAAGAATTTAAGTGCACAGCAAATCGTGGAACTCACCAGAATGTTGCACCAATTTGTGAAGTCGATGGCGATAAGACCAAGAATTGCTTTGTTGTCCAACGAAAACTTTACACAAAGCAATGCAACCTCTCGCAAAATGGCAGAAGCAGCAGTAATTTTGCACCGCGAAAATCCAGAAATCGTGGTAGACGGAGAAATTCAGGCAGATACCGCTTTGAATTGCGAATTGCTGAAAAACTTCCCATTCTCTCGATTGGATAACAATGCTGCCAATGTTTTTATCTTCCCAGACCAATTGTCGGCAAATATCACGAGCAAAATGTTGCGAGGTTTAGGCGTGGGACAAATGATTGGACCAATGTTGATAGGTTTAGAAAAATCAGTAAACATTATGCCTATGGGCTCCAGCGTAGAGGAAATTGTG